Proteins encoded together in one Panthera uncia isolate 11264 chromosome A2, Puncia_PCG_1.0, whole genome shotgun sequence window:
- the LOC125930491 gene encoding olfactory receptor 13 — protein sequence MEANMTSITEFTLLGFPLALRIQMLLFGIFSLFYAFTLLGNGLILGLIWLDSRLHTPMYFFLSHLAIVDIAYACNTVPQMLINLLKPDQPISFAGCMTQTFLFLTFAVTECLLLVVMSYDRYVAICHPLRYPVIMSWRVCIMLVVTSWTFGVLLSLIHLILLLPLPFCRSQKINHFFCEIMAVLKLVCADTHINEIVVLAGAISVLVGPFSLIVISYMCILCAILRIQSGEGQRKAFSTCSSHLCVVGLFYGTAIIMYVGPRYGNPKEQKKYLLLFHSLFNPMLNPLIYSLRNSEVKNALKRVLGAHLGGSVPLNDLMVWELGQCWDSQNPNNVMFSRAVMTGVVSEVCSVAGCGS from the exons ATGGAAGCCAATATGACCTCTATCACAGAGTTTACCCTATTGGGATTTCCCCTTGCTCTGAGGATTCAGATGCTTCTCTTTGGTATCTTCTCCCTGTTCTACGCCTTTACCCTGCTGGGGAATGGGCTCATCCTGGGACTCATCTGGCTGGACTCCAGACtgcacacccccatgtacttcttcctctcccacctggCCATCGTTGACATAGCCTATGCCTGCAACACAGTGCCTCAGATGCTGATAAACCTCCTGAAGCCAGACCAACCCATCTCCTTTGCTGGCTGCATGACACAGACCTTTCTCTTTTTGACTTTTGCTGTCACAGAATGTCTTCTCCTGGTGGTGATGTCCTATGATCGGTATGTGGCCATCTGCCACCCGCTCCGATATCCTGTCATCATGAGCTGGAGAGTCTGCATCATGCTGGTGGTGACTTCCTGGACCTTTGGAGTCCTTCTGTCTTTGATTCATCTCATATTACTTCTACCCTTACCCTTCTGTAGATCCCAGAAAATCAATCACTTTTTCTGTGAAATCATGGCTGTTCTCAAACTTGTCTGTGCAGATACACACATCAATGAGATTGTGGTATTGGCTGGAGCAATTTCCGTACTAGTGGGACCCTTCTCCTTGATTGTGATCTCATATATGTGCATCCTCTGTGCCATCCTCAGGATCCAGTCTGGGGAAGGTCAAAGAAAAGCCTTCTCTACCTGCTCATCCCATCTCTGTGTGGTTGGACTCTTTTATGGCACGGCGATTATAATGTATGTTGGGCCCAGATATGGGAACCCCAAGGAGCAGAAGAAATATCTCCTCCTGTTTCACAGCCTTTTCAATCCCATGCTCAACCCGCTGATCTATAGTCTTAGGAACTCAGAAGTGAAGAATGCCTTAAAGAGAGTGCTgggggcacacctgggtggctca GTTCCCCTGAACGACCTGATGGTTTGGGAATTAGGGCAGTGCTGGGATTCACAAAATCCAAATAACGTCATGTTTTCCAGGGCCGTAATGACCGGTGTTGTCTCAGAGGTGTGCTCTGTGGCTGGTTGTGGTTCCTGA
- the LOC125931023 gene encoding olfactory receptor 2A1/2A42-like — MEKNRTMVTEFILLGFCLGPRIHIILFGLFSLFYAFTLLGNGLILGLIWLDSRLHTPMYFFLSHLAIVDIAYACNTVPQMLVNLVKPDQPISFAGCMTQTFLFLSFAHTECLLLVVMSCDRYVAICHPLRYSVIMSWTGCIILVVTSWACGSLLALVHVVLILRLPFCGPHEINHLFCEILSVLKLACADTWLNQVVIFVACVFILVGPLCLVLVSYTRILFAILRIQSGEGRRKAFSTCSSHLCVVGLFFGSAIIMYMAPKSRHPEEQQKILSLFYSLFNPMLNPLIYSLRNADVRSALKRAMFKESHFQLE; from the coding sequence atggagaaaaatcgAACAATGGTTACAGAATTCATCTTACTGGGATTTTGTCTTGGTCCAAGGATTCACATAATCCTTTTTGGGCTCTTCTCCCTGTTCTATGCCTTCACTCTGCTGGGGAACGGGCTCATCCTGGGGCTCATCTGGCTGGACTCCAGACtgcacacccccatgtacttcttcctctcccacctggCCATCGTCGACATAGCCTATGCCTGCAACACGGTGCCCCAGATGCTGGTAAACCTCGTGAAGCCAGACCAGCCCATCTCCTTTGCTGGCTGCATGACACaaacctttcttttcttgagTTTTGCTCATACTGAATGTCTTCTCCTGGTGGTGATGTCCTGTGATCGGTATGTGGCCATCTGCCACCCGCTCCGATATTCTGTCATCATGAGCTGGACAGGCTGCATCATCCTGGTGGTGACTTCCTGGGCATGTGGCTCCCTGCTGGCCCTGGTCCATGTAGTTCTCATCCTGAGGCTGCCCTTCTGCGGGCCTCATGAAATCAACCACCTCTTCTGTGAGATCCTGTCTGTCCTCAAGCTGGCCTGTGCTGACACCTGGCTCAACCAAGTTGTCATCTTTGTTGCCTGTGTGTTTATCTTAGTCGGGCCCCTCTGCCTGGTGCTGGTGTCCTACACGCGCATCCTGTTCGCCATCCTGAGGATCCAGTCCGGGGAGGGCCGCAGAAaggccttctccacctgctcctcccacctctgcGTGGTGGGGCTCTTCTTTGGAAGCGCCATTATCATGTACATGGCCCCCAAATCCCGCCACCCCGAGGAGCAGCAGAAGATCCTCTCCTTGTTTTACAGCCTTTTCAACCCTATGCTGAACCCACTGATCTACAGCCTGAGAAATGCAGATGTCAGGAGTGCCCTGAAAAGGGCAATGTTCAAGGAAAGTCATTTCCAATTGGAGTGA